From the Aquirufa lenticrescens genome, the window TAATCCTTAATTAAAGCCATCAAACCCTCGTTGTAGATGTCATTGTCTTTGCCTTGCGTTCCCACTCCTTGTGCATTATGCATCCAAGCGCCAGGGCATTGCGGAGATAGTACGTAGGCTCCTTCGAAAATGGATTGTATGCCTTCTGCAGCATAGTTTGCGGCTTTGTTTCCTAACAAAGGAATAGTTGGATCCGTTCCACCTTCGCCACCGCCATGAAGCCAAATGATTAAAGGTGCTTTGTCCTTCTTCACTTTGGGAGTAAAAGTCGCGTAGGACATCGTCAATTTATCGTTGAAAACGTATTTGCCCGTTAGGTCAAATTGATCAATCAAAGGCATGATTTTGCCAGTAGAGGTATCCCAAACTTGCCCTGTTTTAGGCTGCACGATGGTTAAGGAATAATCCACCCACACATTCCCCTTGCTTCGTAGGTATTGAAAAGGGGAGCTTATAGGCAGCTGAGGTCCGACGGATAAAACGAGGGTAATGTTTTTGCCGGTACGCACACGCGCGCCATTTTCATCTGAAACGTAAGCAGTAACAATTTCGCGTTTAGTATCTTGGTCTGCGATGGGACCTGTGCTTAATTTTCGGCTGGCATAAACGGTATAGTCTGCTGCATTCACTTTAGAAGTGGTATCATTCAAGGCTAGAATGACTTTGTTAACTCCAGCGCCCCAGTCGAAGCCTTCGA encodes:
- a CDS encoding prolyl oligopeptidase family serine peptidase is translated as MKKILLFLSLLVFSAAAKPTGTYKIVVEGFDWGAGVNKVILALNDTTSKVNAADYTVYASRKLSTGPIADQDTKREIVTAYVSDENGARVRTGKNITLVLSVGPQLPISSPFQYLRSKGNVWVDYSLTIVQPKTGQVWDTSTGKIMPLIDQFDLTGKYVFNDKLTMSYATFTPKVKKDKAPLIIWLHGGGEGGTDPTIPLLGNKAANYAAEGIQSIFEGAYVLSPQCPGAWMHNAQGVGTQGKDNDIYNEGLMALIKDYVKANPGIDPSRIYVGGCSNGGYMALKLIILNPDYFAAGYISALAYKSEYISDSDIQKIKNVPIWFVHSKDDRTTIPDITVVPVFDRLRKAGAKNVHFTYYDHVTDITNFYGGKGFEYNGHWSWVYLHENLPRTDLDGSAVRVNGKPVTIMEWMAAQKKGK